A genomic region of Salvelinus namaycush isolate Seneca chromosome 7, SaNama_1.0, whole genome shotgun sequence contains the following coding sequences:
- the LOC120050876 gene encoding OX-2 membrane glycoprotein-like → MRLIELCVYFGPPVTPPFQRNVEFEDEGLQNCSIVIRGVSRRDESCYKCLFNAYPDGPISGRTCLQVNELYGSSLVITQTNNSHTALSCSATGRPVPIVTWDHIMIEHSTTVDVTHPNELSQLLQQCPVYLTKTPRSISNLQYLDQWKLSDCDSAKS, encoded by the exons ATGAG ATTGATAGAATTGTGTGTCTACTTTGGACCACCAGTCACCCCACCTTTTCAGAGGAATGTGGAGTTTGAAGACGAGGGACTGCAGAACTGCTCTATCGTCATCAGAGGAGTGTCAAGACGAGACGAGTCCTGCTACAAGTGTCTGTTTAACGCCTATCCAGATGGACCTATCAGTGGCAGGACCTGCCTCCAAGTTAATG AGCTGTATGGATCCTCACTCGTCATCACACAAACCAACAACAGTCACAccgctctgtcctgttctgctacTGGACGACCTGTTCCTATAGTAACCTGGGACCACATAATGATAGAACATTCCACCACGGTCGATGTCACCCACCCCAATGAACTGTCACAACTACTGCAACAGTGTCCTGTCTACCTTACAAAGACACCAAG GTCAATATCAAATCTCCAATATCTGGATCAGTGGAAACTCAGTGATTGTGATAGTGCCAAGTCATAG